The genomic interval ATTATTGTTTTGGGGAAGGAGGTGCCGGAACTTATTCGGATGGAAAATTATATACCCGTTCCAAAAAAAGGGGAGATGTCCGCCGTATTCTGGAGATACTGGTTGCGCATGGCGCTACCGAAGATATATTGGTAGATGCCCATCCGCATATTGGCACCAATAAACTGCCTCTGATTGTAACAGCTCAACGGGAAAGTATACTCGCTGCAGGCGGAGAATTCCATTTCGACACTAGAGTAACAGACCTATATATCAAAGGCAACCAGCTCAAAGGTGTATACACGCAGAACGGTGATCTGATAGAAGGAATTGGGGTGATTCTGGCAACCGGACATTCCGCCAGGGATATTTTTGAATTGCTATATAAGCGGAATGTATATATTGAAGCCAAGCCATTTGCTATGGGTGTACGCATCGAACATCCACAGCCATTAATCGACAGTATTCAATATCATACGGCTAACCGGAGTGATTATTTGCCTGCTTCTTCCTATGCCTTGGTTGCCCAGGTAAAACACAATGGCATTGAAAAAGGTATCTTTTCTTTCTGTATGTGTCCTGGGGGATATATTGTGCCGTCGGCAACTGCCCCTGGCGAAGTAGTGGTAAATGGCATGTCGCCTTCCCGCAGGGATTCTAAATATGCCAATTCTGGGATTGTAGTTGCTGTTGATGCCGACGATATGCTGCCCTATGAAAAATATGGGCCACTGGCTGGCCTGCAAATGCAGAAAGAACTCGAACAACGGGCTTGCCTAATAGCCGGAGGTACCCAGACTGCGCCTGCCCAGCTTCTGACAGATTTTATCCGCAATAAAGTTTCCAGAGAATTGCTGCCTACTTCCTATCAGCCCGGATTACAATCGGTACAAATGAGCGAAGTATTGCCCGAAAATATCAGCTACCGGCTGAAAGAAGGCTTCAAACAATTTGGCCAGAAAATGAAAGGCTACCTCACCGACCAGGCACAGATCGTAGGGGTAGAAAGCCGCACTTCCTCCCCAGTACGTATTCCCAGAGACAAAGAAAGCCTGGAACATGTACAACTCAAACGCTTATTTCCTTGCGGAGAGGGTGCCGGATATGCCGGTGGTATTGTGTCGGCGGCTATGGATGGCGAACGTTGTGCCGAAAAGCTGGCAGATATGTATAACGAAAAGAGGATTTTATAGCTATAGACTCCCACACAAGTTTAAAAGGCCAGTAACATTCTATTTCATTGACCGCAGTAATAAAACTTATTTTCCAGATCCCTAAAAGCAGATTTACTATTTCTGAACGGCGTTAGTACCGGCAATATGGGTGTTGGTGTAGTATTTTTTTATTTTGTGCCAGCATCGATTTACTTTGTATCCATAGAATCTTTGCTCCTAATGGATATTTTCTCTGCCATCGCTGTATTTATTAAAAGGGAATGGAAACGTCTGCTGATCATTCCCTTGCTGTATACGCCGGTGTACATCCTTTTTATGTTTTTGAGCTATATGCAGGGAATGGCCTATATGGAACCCATTTATGGAAAACCCAACGAATGGTT from Rhodocytophaga rosea carries:
- a CDS encoding NAD(P)/FAD-dependent oxidoreductase; its protein translation is MKKTIELALPPEVAFNDQLFEQHLLQTLRLRPEDKPFIRKLKRSIDARGRQIKVNLAAEVYVGEPAPPLLAYRKDFPNVSKAPQAIVVGGGPAGMFAALRLIELGIKPLILERGKDVRSRRRDLAAITKHHTVNPESNYCFGEGGAGTYSDGKLYTRSKKRGDVRRILEILVAHGATEDILVDAHPHIGTNKLPLIVTAQRESILAAGGEFHFDTRVTDLYIKGNQLKGVYTQNGDLIEGIGVILATGHSARDIFELLYKRNVYIEAKPFAMGVRIEHPQPLIDSIQYHTANRSDYLPASSYALVAQVKHNGIEKGIFSFCMCPGGYIVPSATAPGEVVVNGMSPSRRDSKYANSGIVVAVDADDMLPYEKYGPLAGLQMQKELEQRACLIAGGTQTAPAQLLTDFIRNKVSRELLPTSYQPGLQSVQMSEVLPENISYRLKEGFKQFGQKMKGYLTDQAQIVGVESRTSSPVRIPRDKESLEHVQLKRLFPCGEGAGYAGGIVSAAMDGERCAEKLADMYNEKRIL